In the genome of Carnobacterium pleistocenium FTR1, one region contains:
- the tsaB gene encoding tRNA (adenosine(37)-N6)-threonylcarbamoyltransferase complex dimerization subunit type 1 TsaB — translation MKLLAIDTSNQAMSIAVLEDQKVIGEITTNIKRNHSERLMPAIDDLMKDVQWQPSELDRIVVAKGPGSYTGLRIGVTIAKTLAWTLGIELVGISSLEMLAGNCEASSHYLVPLFDARRSNIYTGLYQWQNGKLIQIEADKHIAAEQWAKYLSGKEGTFELIGEDRFLYKDIFERYLTNRVYEAPLKDHLPKASVLGLLGLTGEPVDAHTFTPDYLKLAEAEENWRKEHPDQLEEVYVEKI, via the coding sequence ATGAAGTTATTGGCAATAGACACTTCTAATCAAGCAATGAGTATTGCAGTATTAGAGGATCAAAAAGTTATCGGAGAAATCACAACAAATATCAAACGCAATCATAGCGAACGCTTAATGCCAGCTATTGATGACTTGATGAAAGATGTACAATGGCAACCTAGTGAACTAGACCGAATAGTAGTAGCTAAAGGACCTGGTTCCTATACAGGATTACGAATTGGTGTAACGATTGCCAAAACGTTAGCGTGGACTCTAGGAATCGAGTTAGTAGGAATTTCGAGTCTGGAAATGTTAGCTGGAAATTGTGAAGCTTCATCACACTATCTTGTCCCTTTATTTGATGCTCGTCGAAGCAATATTTATACAGGTTTATATCAATGGCAGAATGGGAAATTGATTCAAATCGAAGCAGATAAGCATATTGCAGCAGAACAATGGGCTAAATATTTAAGTGGAAAAGAAGGAACATTCGAATTGATTGGAGAAGACCGTTTCTTATACAAAGACATATTTGAACGTTATCTAACGAACCGGGTGTATGAAGCGCCACTAAAAGACCATCTTCCTAAAGCGAGTGTATTAGGGTTATTAGGTTTAACAGGAGAGCCTGTTGATGCTCACACGTTTACGCCTGATTACTTGAAATTGGCAGAAGCGGAGGAAAATTGGCGCAAAGAACACCCAGATCAACTGGAGGAAGTTTATGTTGAAAAAATTTAA
- a CDS encoding CsbD family protein yields MDKDNGMKDKAKGIKDKIVGEAKDSYGDATNDHSKQAEGKAQKAKGEVEKTVGKTKEKLNDKDDK; encoded by the coding sequence ATGGACAAAGATAACGGAATGAAAGATAAAGCTAAAGGTATTAAAGATAAGATTGTTGGCGAAGCTAAAGATTCTTATGGTGATGCTACAAACGATCATAGCAAACAAGCCGAAGGTAAAGCTCAAAAAGCTAAAGGCGAAGTTGAAAAAACAGTCGGTAAAACAAAAGAGAAATTAAACGACAAAGACGACAAATAA
- a CDS encoding NCS2 family permease yields MENFFKLKENGTTVTTEIMAGLTTFFAMSYIIFVNPAILSLTGMPTQAVFLSTIIAATVGTLVMGLFANVPYAQAPGMGLNAFFTYTVVFALGFSWQEALAMVFICGIVNVLITVTKIRKSIIHSIPESLQHAISAGIGVFVAYIGIKNAGFLQFTSEPGNIQAINNAPFDATGSYAEGISSVITGGGIVPALVSFTSPGALLALIGLIITTILLIRNVKGAILIGIIVTTIIGIPMGVVDVSVVSNPANSLGNAFSELGTTFGAAFGNEGMISLFTDVARLPLVIMTVFAFSLSDIFDTIGTFIGTGRKTGIFSAEDELALDNSTGFKTKMDKALFADAIATSAGALFGTSNTTTYVESAAGIAAGGRTGLTSVVVAVLFLLTSLFSPFVALVPTQATSASLILVGVMMMSSFLEINWENLEEAIPAFFASIFMGLSYSISYGIAAGFIFYVIVKVAKGKIKDIHPVLWVSTGLFVLNFIIMAFI; encoded by the coding sequence ATGGAAAATTTTTTCAAACTGAAAGAAAATGGAACGACAGTAACTACTGAAATCATGGCAGGGCTGACAACTTTCTTCGCAATGTCTTATATTATTTTTGTTAACCCAGCAATTCTTTCTTTAACAGGTATGCCTACGCAAGCCGTTTTCTTATCTACTATCATAGCGGCTACTGTTGGTACGTTAGTAATGGGGTTATTTGCAAATGTACCTTATGCGCAAGCTCCAGGTATGGGATTAAATGCATTCTTCACGTATACAGTTGTTTTTGCATTAGGTTTTTCATGGCAAGAAGCTTTAGCAATGGTCTTTATCTGTGGAATAGTTAATGTTCTAATTACAGTAACAAAAATACGTAAATCAATTATTCATTCCATTCCAGAAAGTCTACAACATGCTATTAGTGCTGGAATCGGTGTTTTTGTTGCTTATATTGGAATCAAAAATGCTGGTTTTCTTCAGTTTACTTCTGAACCTGGAAATATCCAAGCCATCAATAATGCACCTTTTGATGCAACAGGTTCTTACGCTGAAGGTATTTCAAGTGTTATAACGGGTGGAGGAATTGTTCCTGCACTAGTTAGTTTTACAAGTCCAGGAGCTTTATTAGCCTTGATAGGTTTAATCATTACTACGATTTTACTAATAAGAAATGTTAAAGGAGCTATTTTGATTGGGATCATCGTTACAACCATTATTGGAATTCCAATGGGCGTTGTTGACGTATCGGTCGTATCTAATCCGGCTAATTCATTAGGAAACGCTTTTTCTGAGTTAGGAACAACTTTTGGTGCTGCATTCGGTAATGAAGGAATGATTTCATTATTTACAGATGTAGCACGCTTACCATTAGTCATCATGACGGTTTTTGCTTTTAGTTTATCTGATATATTTGACACGATTGGAACTTTCATTGGAACTGGTCGAAAAACAGGTATCTTTAGTGCAGAAGATGAACTTGCGCTAGATAACAGTACTGGATTCAAAACAAAAATGGACAAAGCATTATTTGCAGATGCAATCGCAACTTCTGCAGGAGCTCTTTTTGGAACATCTAATACAACGACTTATGTTGAAAGTGCAGCTGGTATCGCTGCTGGTGGAAGAACAGGTTTAACAAGTGTAGTGGTAGCTGTATTGTTTTTATTGACAAGCCTATTCTCACCATTTGTAGCTCTTGTGCCAACTCAAGCAACCTCTGCTTCTTTAATCTTAGTAGGTGTGATGATGATGTCATCGTTTTTAGAAATCAATTGGGAAAATCTTGAAGAAGCTATCCCAGCATTTTTTGCTTCAATTTTTATGGGGCTATCATATAGCATTTCATATGGTATTGCTGCTGGATTTATCTTCTATGTGATCGTTAAGGTAGCTAAAGGAAAAATAAAAGATATTCACCCCGTTTTATGGGTATCAACAGGATTGTTTGTTCTTAATTTCATAATCATGGCTTTCATTTAA
- a CDS encoding AI-2E family transporter — MDDLKEILDKSIKGIKGYFKAELKLATLTFVLLCIGFYIIGIDYWGIKALGIAIVDIIPIVGSGIIMIPWALIHFLMGNTTIAWQIGLVYIVITVIRQIAEPFVTGREIGVRPLYTFIVTAVCMLIFGPLGALVGAAAAIVIKAVYEVKMIRESDLNE, encoded by the coding sequence ATGGATGATTTAAAAGAGATATTAGATAAATCAATCAAAGGAATCAAAGGTTATTTTAAAGCAGAATTAAAATTGGCTACACTGACTTTTGTTCTGCTATGTATCGGATTTTATATTATAGGAATCGATTATTGGGGAATCAAAGCATTAGGCATTGCTATAGTGGACATTATCCCGATAGTAGGAAGTGGTATTATCATGATTCCGTGGGCACTTATCCACTTTTTGATGGGGAATACAACTATTGCTTGGCAAATAGGCCTAGTGTATATCGTGATCACTGTGATTCGCCAAATCGCTGAGCCGTTTGTTACTGGAAGAGAAATTGGGGTAAGGCCTCTTTATACATTTATTGTAACGGCTGTATGCATGCTTATTTTTGGACCCCTAGGAGCATTAGTAGGAGCAGCGGCAGCAATTGTTATAAAGGCTGTTTATGAAGTGAAAATGATTCGAGAAAGTGATCTGAATGAATAG
- a CDS encoding NAD-dependent epimerase/dehydratase family protein — MARILITGAKGRIGKVLTTHLKKKHHLTLVDVAFSDSDKEFVKDTQTKELDLSVLDNWHGLLDGIEYVIQLAGDPSPEAEFYASLLPLNYQLPHNLYLEASKTDSVKRIIFASSIHAVDAYPQNVQIATNDPVRPADLYGVSKVYLEGLASHYAFTTGLESIGLRIGDFKNDDLPAMNTPEAMANYLSGRDMCHLIDCCLSATLKEPFLLVNGLSNNTFPRLDIDQARVDIGYQPKDDGFKLHGYFNED; from the coding sequence ATGGCTAGAATTTTGATTACTGGAGCGAAAGGAAGAATTGGCAAAGTACTAACGACTCATTTAAAAAAGAAACATCATTTGACATTAGTTGATGTTGCATTTTCTGATTCTGATAAAGAATTTGTAAAAGATACCCAAACAAAAGAATTAGATCTATCTGTTTTAGATAATTGGCATGGTTTATTGGATGGGATTGAATATGTCATTCAATTAGCTGGAGATCCTAGCCCAGAAGCAGAATTTTATGCTAGTCTTTTACCGTTAAATTATCAACTTCCACATAATCTTTACCTTGAGGCTTCAAAAACTGATTCCGTCAAGCGGATCATTTTTGCCAGTTCGATTCATGCTGTTGACGCTTATCCTCAAAATGTACAGATTGCTACAAATGATCCCGTTCGGCCTGCTGATCTATATGGTGTATCCAAAGTATATTTAGAAGGATTAGCTAGTCATTATGCTTTTACAACTGGGTTAGAATCCATTGGTCTTCGAATTGGTGACTTTAAAAATGACGATTTGCCTGCGATGAATACACCCGAAGCAATGGCGAATTACTTATCAGGGAGAGATATGTGCCATCTTATTGACTGTTGTTTATCCGCGACTTTAAAAGAACCTTTCTTACTAGTCAATGGACTTTCAAATAACACTTTTCCGCGTTTAGATATCGATCAAGCTAGAGTAGATATTGGCTATCAACCTAAAGATGATGGCTTTAAGCTGCATGGTTATTTTAATGAAGACTAA